The window AAACACCAGCACTAGCACCACAGCCCCTGTATTCCTGCCTCCCTGGTGCTTGGAAAACCTGCTGTGGAGCAGGGCCTCGCTAGTGCTGCTCCTGAGCCACTACAGGGTTTttgcaaggaagcaaacaagcTATAACAAAATATCCAGGCTACTACTGCAGCACGAAGCGCACTTGGGTCATCAACTCTGCCCAATGCCTCTTGGGCCCTTCCTCGGAGGATCCTAATAAACTtgactaaaaaaagaaaagaaagaaaaaaagacgGAGGCTTTATGGAAGGAATAAACTTGTAATGAGACCTGGTTTTGCTAAATCAGAGATGCAGATGGGAAATCCCCATAGAGAAAAATGCTTCGAAGGGAATCGTTGGCCTTGCAGGTTGGTGAGGTGGGAACTGAGGTTCTGCTGTATGGTAAAGAACCAAGGTTGGCTGTAGAAGGAGAAGGGAATGTCTCTGGTCGACTCGGAACAGCGCGTCCCTTCTGTTGTGCTTCCCGTCTGCAGTCCCATCAAATTCCCCAGTAAGGCATCAGGGGTCTCCTCTCTCTCTCGTAAACGTCTGGGATGATGCCATAGGGCGTCTGTACCATTTTAACCGAGGTCTTCCCAAAGAGCTTCCTCTCGTAGTCTATCAGCTGCCTCCAGAAGCCCACGTTGGGCCGGATCACGGGGCGCCGCGACTTGACCCAGTTGTAGGCCTCGAAGAGGGAGACCTTGTGGTACTTCATGAGGAAGGCGATGCAGAGCGTGGCCGACCTGCTGACGCCGGCGGCGCAGTGCACCAGGGTGGCCCCGTGCTTCCGCGCCACGCTGTGGATCTTGTCGGCCACGCTGTCGAAGTACAGGGAGATGGGGGCGTTGGGCATGTCAGCCAAAGGCACTTTGACGTACTCAAACTGCGGCCAGTTGAAGTTGGGGATCTCGATGGTGGCGTTGATGATGCAGGTGATGCCCCGGGACAGCAGCAGGTGCCGGTTGGAGGCAACGCTGCCCCGGCTCAGGTACAGCGAGGGCGTGATCTGGGCGATGCCCCCCAGGGCGCCTTCGGAGAGCATTCGCGGAGCCATCAGAGTTCTCGGCAGGGAGTTGTGGCTTCTGGAGGTCATGGAGGATCTCGGCACTCAGGCTTCCATTATGGGAAGAGAGCCACGGGGATCTTCAGCCAAGGGAGGGATCGTCTGGCCTGGTGGTGGCAGGACACTTAGTCACTGCAAAACACAAGTGAGGCCGCGTGAGCGGGGAGCCGTCCCTGACCCGCGTCTGTGCCGGGGAACAGGAAAGCCCAGCTCGCCCTGCTGTGGCCTGGCACGGCTCCGTGGGGAACGTGGGGCTGCTTTCACAGTGCTCATTACCACGGTCCCCCAGGCGCTGCCCGGACAGatagcaacaaaaaaaatcttccagccTAATTAGCTCCAATTACTCGCCAAGGGTTTACCTGTGGGCCCGGACAGCATCTCACCCGGACCAGCACGTGGAAGATGAGCTACACCTTTTCCATGCTTAAACACAACAGCTTCACAGCTGGCCACAGTTCAAAGGGATGGTGAGAACAGCAGATGCCAGCAATTTCCAGCACGCTGCCCTCTTACCAGTGCCACCCTTCTCCTTTTTTAGGTGTAGGAAAGGCCCCGCCAAAGCACATAAACAGAGGAAAGTCGCTCATTAGGAAAGGCGGTGAGTCACGTCCATCCTCATCAGTCCTCAGCTCTCATGGAGGCAGGGCAAGTGTGGAAAGAGTGACCTGGTTATGTCAGAAGCTGGGAGTAAAACCCAAGAGCagaggctgggacaggggaggCTCTTGTCCTGCTTTAATGCCTGACTAATGCTCGGCAGAGACAGGCGCTGCAGAGGCCTGGGAGGGTCCCTGCTCTGACCCCCCTGAGCCTTTGGGGCGCCTCCAAAGCcaggggagaagct of the Hirundo rustica isolate bHirRus1 chromosome 19, bHirRus1.pri.v3, whole genome shotgun sequence genome contains:
- the DUSP14 gene encoding dual specificity protein phosphatase 14, whose translation is MTSRSHNSLPRTLMAPRMLSEGALGGIAQITPSLYLSRGSVASNRHLLLSRGITCIINATIEIPNFNWPQFEYVKVPLADMPNAPISLYFDSVADKIHSVARKHGATLVHCAAGVSRSATLCIAFLMKYHKVSLFEAYNWVKSRRPVIRPNVGFWRQLIDYERKLFGKTSVKMVQTPYGIIPDVYERERRPLMPYWGI